In Kordiimonas pumila, a single genomic region encodes these proteins:
- the trhO gene encoding oxygen-dependent tRNA uridine(34) hydroxylase TrhO, translating into MTDFLVAALYKFVRQPDFSDIQDPIQHVCDENGIKGTLLLAEEGINGTIAGPEAGVRAVLAYLRAMDRFTDLNHKESWATEMPFLRMKVRLKNEIVTMGVPDTDPTAIVGTYVKPEDWNNLISDPDVVLVDTRNDYEVEIGTFKGALDPKTTTFREFPEWEKRNSNMLRSKKKVAMFCTGGIRCEKSTAYMKSLGYDEVYHLEGGILKYLEDVPAEESLWEGECFVFDSRVSVKHGLAEGQYDQCFGCRWPITEEDKQSPKYEKGISCPRCYDSLSEDKKAAAAERQKQIELARLRGEDHIGIDMEKVRASVQAVKAAKREADRAVTEKKA; encoded by the coding sequence ATGACCGACTTTTTGGTGGCTGCCCTTTATAAATTTGTTCGCCAGCCAGACTTTAGCGATATACAGGATCCTATCCAGCATGTTTGTGATGAAAATGGCATAAAAGGCACGCTCCTGTTGGCGGAAGAAGGCATTAATGGCACGATCGCTGGGCCAGAAGCTGGTGTGCGGGCCGTACTTGCTTATCTGCGCGCTATGGACCGGTTTACAGACCTGAATCATAAGGAAAGCTGGGCTACTGAAATGCCGTTTCTGCGCATGAAGGTGCGGCTTAAAAATGAAATTGTAACAATGGGTGTGCCAGACACAGATCCAACGGCAATTGTTGGTACCTATGTGAAGCCAGAAGACTGGAACAACCTGATATCAGACCCTGATGTGGTGCTGGTTGATACACGTAATGACTATGAAGTGGAAATTGGTACCTTCAAAGGCGCGCTTGACCCTAAAACAACAACCTTCCGCGAGTTTCCTGAATGGGAAAAACGTAATTCGAATATGTTGCGATCAAAGAAAAAAGTGGCAATGTTTTGTACGGGCGGTATTCGGTGCGAAAAATCAACAGCCTATATGAAGTCGCTAGGGTACGATGAAGTGTACCATCTTGAAGGCGGTATTTTAAAGTATCTGGAAGACGTACCCGCTGAAGAAAGCTTGTGGGAAGGCGAATGTTTTGTTTTTGATAGCCGTGTCTCTGTGAAACACGGGCTTGCAGAAGGCCAGTATGACCAGTGTTTTGGATGCCGCTGGCCTATTACCGAAGAAGATAAACAATCTCCAAAATATGAAAAGGGTATTAGCTGTCCGCGCTGTTACGATAGCCTTTCTGAGGATAAAAAAGCGGCTGCTGCGGAGCGCCAAAAACAGATAGAGCTGGCACGTCTGCGCGGGGAAGACCATATTGGTATTGATATGGAAAAAGTGCGGGCTTCTGTGCAGGCGGTTAAGGCCGCAAAGCGCGAAGCAGACCGCGCCGTAACGGAAAAGAAAGCATAA
- a CDS encoding YciI family protein yields the protein MIFAITAYDKPDSLDLRLKTRAAHLDYLQSAGDRLKVAGPILTAGEDPKPIGSIVVIDAASEAAVKLFAENDPYAQAGLFQSVDIRPWNPAVGVWSKQG from the coding sequence ATGATTTTTGCGATTACAGCCTATGACAAGCCTGACAGCTTAGACCTGAGATTAAAGACACGTGCAGCACACCTTGACTATCTTCAATCAGCCGGCGACCGCCTAAAAGTTGCAGGCCCTATCCTAACGGCTGGCGAAGACCCAAAACCCATTGGTAGTATTGTCGTTATAGATGCTGCAAGCGAAGCGGCTGTGAAACTATTTGCAGAAAACGACCCTTATGCACAAGCGGGGCTTTTTCAATCTGTTGATATCCGGCCTTGGAACCCCGCCGTTGGCGTGTGGTCAAAACAGGGCTAG
- a CDS encoding NAD(P)H-dependent glycerol-3-phosphate dehydrogenase, whose product MKKIGVLGAGAWGTALATAAVRAGCDTVLWAREAEVAASINASHENTLFLKGVALPPALRATTDMADLGDCDAILIVSPAQHLRTMSAALAAHVRHGVPFVICSKGIEISSGKLLSDVVTETAPHNPPAVLSGPTFAAEVAQGLPCALTLACTDKAVGMALVEALGAPTFRLYYNEDIIGAQIGGAVKNVLAIATGIVAGLGIGENARAAVITRGLAEIVRFGELFGAQAETLMGLSGLGDLILTCSSTQSRNMSLGKAIGEGQTLESIMASRNSIAEGAHTVEIVYKIAQDNNLDMPITESVYHILKENRDVRSVTEALLARPFTDES is encoded by the coding sequence GTGAAAAAAATAGGGGTTTTGGGTGCAGGCGCATGGGGTACTGCCTTGGCAACAGCCGCTGTACGGGCGGGCTGCGATACAGTGCTATGGGCACGGGAAGCAGAAGTGGCCGCCTCTATAAACGCGTCTCATGAAAATACCCTGTTTTTAAAAGGTGTCGCTTTACCACCCGCCTTAAGGGCGACAACAGACATGGCTGACCTTGGCGACTGTGATGCCATTCTGATTGTCAGCCCAGCCCAGCACCTACGCACCATGTCAGCGGCACTCGCGGCACATGTACGGCACGGTGTGCCATTTGTTATCTGTTCAAAAGGGATTGAAATTTCGTCTGGTAAGCTTTTAAGCGACGTGGTGACAGAAACTGCCCCGCATAATCCGCCAGCAGTTTTATCTGGCCCTACCTTTGCTGCGGAAGTAGCACAAGGATTACCATGCGCCCTAACCCTTGCCTGCACCGACAAAGCTGTTGGCATGGCCCTCGTTGAAGCACTCGGCGCTCCAACATTCAGGCTATATTATAACGAAGATATCATTGGCGCGCAAATTGGCGGGGCCGTGAAAAATGTTCTTGCTATCGCAACGGGTATTGTAGCGGGGCTTGGTATTGGCGAAAATGCACGCGCCGCTGTTATCACGCGCGGACTGGCAGAGATCGTAAGGTTTGGAGAATTGTTCGGGGCGCAAGCAGAAACCCTTATGGGCCTCTCTGGCCTTGGTGATTTGATCCTGACCTGCTCCAGCACCCAGTCGCGTAATATGTCGCTTGGTAAAGCCATAGGCGAAGGGCAGACATTAGAAAGCATTATGGCAAGCCGTAATTCTATTGCTGAAGGCGCTCATACGGTAGAAATTGTCTATAAAATAGCGCAGGATAATAATCTGGATATGCCAATAACAGAATCGGTGTATCATATTCTGAAAGAAAATCGGGATGTTCGCAGTGTAACAGAGGCATTGCTGGCGCGCCCCTTTACGGATGAAAGCTAA
- the hemC gene encoding hydroxymethylbilane synthase, whose amino-acid sequence MLQQLIKIGTRGSPLALAQAHDVKAKLLAAHPDLLPDSVEIVVIKTTGDRILDRHLMNAGGKGLFTKELEEALFDGSIDCAVHSSKDMPTSLPEGLELSVFLPREDPRDVFISSKFTQFSDLPKGAVLGTASLRRRALALRLRPDLQVVIFRGNVQSRLRKLQDGEADATFLAMAGLNRLGMQSSATEKLSLEEFLPAPAQGAVTVEIRTGDTEMAGRLQPLHCADTALAVTAERAFLAALDGSCRTPIAAYASLQGDELFLHAALLSLDGKTVFERRSACSVSLSLAAEMGHKVGLDIKTEAGQTFFDILATQVQAEIE is encoded by the coding sequence ATCTTGCAACAATTGATAAAAATAGGAACAAGGGGTAGCCCGCTAGCGCTGGCACAGGCACATGACGTAAAGGCAAAGCTATTGGCGGCCCACCCAGACCTATTGCCGGATTCGGTTGAAATTGTTGTGATTAAAACCACTGGAGACAGAATATTGGACCGGCATTTAATGAATGCTGGTGGTAAGGGCCTTTTCACCAAGGAACTCGAGGAAGCATTGTTTGATGGCTCCATCGACTGTGCCGTTCATTCCAGTAAGGATATGCCGACCAGCCTGCCTGAAGGACTTGAACTTTCGGTATTTTTACCGCGAGAAGACCCGCGTGATGTGTTTATAAGCTCTAAATTTACCCAATTTTCTGACCTGCCCAAAGGGGCTGTTTTGGGCACTGCATCGCTTAGAAGGCGTGCACTTGCGCTAAGATTGCGGCCTGACCTGCAGGTGGTTATCTTTAGGGGTAATGTACAGTCACGGCTTAGAAAGCTGCAAGACGGTGAGGCAGACGCCACATTTCTAGCCATGGCTGGCTTGAACAGGCTTGGCATGCAATCCTCGGCGACTGAAAAGCTCTCGCTTGAAGAGTTTTTACCAGCGCCAGCGCAAGGTGCTGTGACCGTTGAAATCCGAACAGGTGATACAGAAATGGCTGGTCGCTTGCAGCCACTACACTGCGCTGATACGGCGCTGGCTGTTACAGCAGAGCGCGCTTTTTTGGCGGCTCTTGATGGTTCGTGCCGAACCCCGATAGCGGCTTATGCTAGCTTGCAAGGGGATGAATTATTTCTGCATGCGGCGTTATTGTCGCTTGATGGTAAAACTGTTTTTGAGCGTAGGTCTGCGTGCTCTGTATCATTGTCGCTTGCTGCAGAGATGGGCCATAAAGTTGGGCTGGACATCAAGACAGAAGCAGGCCAGACTTTTTTTGATATTCTTGCAACACAAGTGCAGGCGGAAATTGAATGA
- a CDS encoding EVE domain-containing protein: MAGWLVKSEPHDWSWQDQQETTIEPWTGVRNFQAQNNMRAMKVGDLVFFYHSGKNPAIVGLCKVSKSAYPDPSDDTKRFCLVDLKAVSSAATPVSLASIKADPDFQHLALVKQARLSVMPIDKEAWQKLYKMAAFPA; this comes from the coding sequence ATGGCTGGCTGGCTGGTAAAATCAGAACCTCATGACTGGTCGTGGCAAGACCAGCAGGAAACCACCATAGAACCATGGACTGGGGTCAGAAACTTTCAGGCACAAAACAATATGCGCGCCATGAAAGTGGGAGATCTTGTTTTCTTTTACCATTCCGGCAAAAATCCAGCCATTGTTGGCCTTTGCAAAGTATCAAAGAGCGCCTACCCAGACCCTAGTGATGATACAAAACGCTTTTGCCTTGTTGATCTGAAAGCCGTTTCAAGCGCAGCCACACCTGTGTCGCTTGCCAGCATCAAAGCAGACCCTGACTTTCAGCACCTAGCCCTTGTCAAGCAAGCACGGCTTTCGGTTATGCCCATTGATAAGGAAGCATGGCAAAAACTCTATAAAATGGCCGCCTTTCCGGCATGA
- a CDS encoding alginate lyase family protein codes for MLDGTLLSIAEVDLNAGPYSVCDKTGCAPSGDMQDYYSLGAYWWPNPDTSDGLPYVRRDCERNPVTELYREASEACDKTSMQRMVESVISLTLCGMRHVRQDMLVHASDLIRHWFLRPETAMNPHMNFAQVRPGHDDNNGAPQGIIEARDLALLPDFFVYLAAKGFLDAAEFEGLKGWCSQFLGWLMTHPNARRERQAHNNHGTNYDLLAGALALFTGDKKCLAAVAARAKKRLPLQILPDGTQPHELKRPHKFHYCAYTLQSWLLLAELLDAVGISLWDNGLIEKASLSLWGMLEGDIEGAKAEGFVPARLRPIMVHIEQKTGALWAKDTLQSALLAKPPVCFHPYTGIPPFWQVVLDA; via the coding sequence TTGCTGGATGGTACCTTATTGTCTATAGCAGAGGTTGATCTTAACGCCGGGCCCTATTCAGTGTGCGATAAAACAGGCTGTGCCCCCAGTGGTGACATGCAGGATTATTATAGCTTAGGGGCTTATTGGTGGCCAAACCCTGATACAAGCGACGGCCTGCCGTATGTAAGGCGTGACTGTGAGCGCAACCCAGTTACGGAACTTTACCGGGAAGCCTCTGAAGCCTGCGATAAAACATCCATGCAGCGTATGGTCGAATCCGTTATTTCCCTCACTTTATGTGGCATGAGACATGTGCGGCAGGATATGCTTGTCCATGCGTCTGACCTGATCCGGCACTGGTTTTTACGGCCAGAAACAGCCATGAATCCCCATATGAATTTTGCGCAGGTTAGGCCGGGCCATGATGATAATAACGGCGCGCCGCAGGGCATTATTGAAGCAAGGGACCTTGCACTCTTACCAGATTTTTTTGTTTATCTTGCCGCGAAAGGCTTTCTGGACGCAGCGGAGTTTGAGGGTCTTAAAGGCTGGTGCAGCCAATTCCTTGGTTGGCTTATGACACACCCTAACGCGCGGCGAGAGAGACAGGCACACAATAATCATGGTACCAATTATGACCTATTAGCCGGTGCTCTTGCGCTTTTTACGGGCGATAAAAAGTGCCTTGCTGCGGTGGCTGCGCGGGCAAAAAAGCGCTTGCCGCTGCAGATACTGCCTGATGGTACACAGCCACACGAACTAAAAAGGCCCCATAAATTTCATTACTGTGCCTATACCCTGCAATCTTGGCTTTTGCTGGCTGAACTGCTGGATGCGGTGGGCATCTCATTGTGGGACAATGGCTTGATCGAGAAAGCCTCGCTTAGTCTTTGGGGCATGCTAGAGGGGGATATAGAAGGGGCTAAAGCCGAGGGTTTTGTACCTGCACGCCTGCGTCCAATCATGGTGCACATAGAACAGAAAACAGGTGCCTTATGGGCAAAAGATACACTTCAAAGCGCTTTGCTAGCTAAACCACCGGTTTGCTTTCACCCCTACACAGGGATTCCTCCATTTTGGCAAGTAGTGCTGGATGCGTGA
- a CDS encoding heme biosynthesis protein HemY, which translates to MIRLILWFALVLVIAATTAFIADFPGSVVMDFPTRRIETSFAALVLFAGFLVLLVGFLVWFIGWLRREMPVVGSNRVLHRQKRGFKLLNQSLVALSAGDHRVAKRLVEQAEVLLPPQPMVHLIAAEASHRAGEHEAAAKRYKALEQSEDGRLIGLRGLLSEARRTGKENEALVLARRAFDENRKSPWVLKTLFALEVSSGNWVEAEAALAKVLKEGLFDKQTADHHRGALAYAEGTEAQLRGDRDAARKHFKRALTVRTGFVPAIAGLVRLELSSGNKKQASKLIHDAWKTAPHPVLAKLFKEIDASESTADWLKRVRGLAAVRPDHPVSLLLLVDALMDARDYSAAKPVLERLLKDAPSRAAWQFRLALAHALEEDPDPVEAALEYAPEGASWYCDDCGTKAASWSPLCPSCDMFDTLEWRQGADIKAPKKTFNPASTITLLSVDS; encoded by the coding sequence GTGATTCGCCTGATTCTGTGGTTTGCGCTTGTATTGGTTATTGCAGCTACGACAGCTTTTATCGCTGATTTTCCCGGCAGCGTTGTGATGGATTTTCCAACCCGCCGTATTGAAACCAGCTTTGCGGCCCTTGTATTGTTCGCAGGTTTTCTGGTTCTGCTTGTTGGCTTTCTCGTGTGGTTTATTGGCTGGTTACGCCGTGAAATGCCAGTGGTAGGCAGTAACCGTGTTTTGCACCGTCAAAAGCGTGGGTTTAAACTTTTAAACCAGTCGCTTGTTGCTTTATCTGCGGGTGATCACAGGGTCGCAAAGCGGCTTGTGGAGCAGGCAGAGGTGCTTTTACCGCCGCAGCCCATGGTGCATTTAATAGCAGCGGAAGCATCACACAGGGCAGGTGAGCATGAGGCTGCAGCTAAAAGATACAAGGCGCTTGAGCAATCTGAGGATGGCCGCCTGATTGGACTGCGGGGTTTGCTGTCTGAGGCGCGGCGCACAGGCAAGGAAAACGAAGCACTGGTGCTTGCACGTCGGGCATTTGACGAAAACCGTAAAAGCCCTTGGGTGCTTAAAACGCTGTTTGCACTTGAAGTTTCTTCGGGTAACTGGGTTGAGGCTGAAGCCGCCCTTGCCAAGGTTTTGAAAGAAGGACTGTTTGATAAGCAAACGGCGGACCATCACCGCGGCGCGCTTGCTTATGCAGAAGGGACAGAGGCCCAACTCAGGGGGGACAGGGATGCAGCCCGCAAACATTTCAAACGGGCTTTGACGGTTAGAACTGGTTTTGTACCTGCAATAGCTGGCCTTGTCCGGCTTGAACTATCATCAGGTAATAAAAAGCAGGCATCAAAGCTTATTCACGATGCATGGAAGACAGCGCCTCACCCTGTTCTTGCCAAGCTCTTTAAGGAAATTGATGCGTCAGAATCAACGGCTGACTGGCTGAAGCGTGTAAGAGGGCTGGCTGCTGTAAGGCCTGACCACCCGGTATCACTTTTACTACTGGTTGATGCCTTGATGGATGCACGGGATTATAGCGCCGCAAAACCTGTACTTGAAAGATTACTAAAAGATGCGCCTTCACGGGCTGCATGGCAGTTTAGGCTTGCTCTTGCTCATGCGCTTGAGGAAGATCCAGACCCGGTTGAAGCTGCCCTAGAATATGCGCCAGAGGGTGCATCGTGGTACTGTGATGACTGCGGTACCAAGGCAGCATCATGGTCGCCGCTTTGCCCATCTTGTGATATGTTTGATACGCTGGAATGGCGGCAAGGGGCAGATATTAAAGCGCCGAAAAAAACATTTAACCCGGCAAGCACCATCACCCTTCTTTCCGTTGATAGCTAA
- a CDS encoding Rieske (2Fe-2S) protein, producing MKKPDLLYLSDMPGGPEAGTLLVTLNSLPAHGGKDIVFTEGRLRVNIFAQRYQNTIYVYENRCPHAGTPLNMFGDRFMNIEKNHLLCRTHGALFDPETGKCTGGPCKGHYLRQVAVEIRNGAIYSL from the coding sequence ATGAAAAAACCAGACCTTTTGTATCTTTCCGACATGCCGGGGGGGCCTGAAGCAGGGACCCTTTTAGTAACCCTTAATAGCCTGCCCGCGCACGGTGGCAAAGATATAGTGTTTACAGAGGGTCGGCTAAGAGTGAATATTTTTGCCCAGCGCTACCAAAATACCATCTATGTGTATGAAAATCGCTGCCCCCATGCAGGCACGCCGTTAAACATGTTCGGCGACCGCTTTATGAATATAGAAAAAAATCACTTACTATGCCGAACGCACGGTGCCTTGTTTGACCCTGAGACAGGCAAATGTACCGGGGGGCCCTGCAAGGGCCATTATCTGCGGCAAGTAGCGGTTGAGATACGAAACGGGGCGATATATAGCCTGTAG
- a CDS encoding sulfotransferase domain-containing protein, with protein sequence MRVQFLIAGVQKAGTTALDRFLRQHAYLSLPSRKEVHFFDNEQINWQQPDYREYHRFFSEKPGQISGEATPIYTYWPPSLARIHAYNPDMKLIVCLRDPVARAYSHWEMEVSRGYENLKFRAAIRKGRSRVTGDERSLAGAHRVYSYVERGFYSAQIERLLELFPRENLLFLENSHIKNNLKDVLNTITDFLHVPAYQTYPENKIILPTQKRQNLGSISEEDKAYLAGLYRDDTKKTARLTGLDISHWARA encoded by the coding sequence ATGCGTGTACAATTCCTGATCGCTGGGGTTCAAAAGGCAGGCACTACCGCGCTTGATCGTTTTCTGCGCCAGCACGCATATCTTAGTTTGCCTTCTCGTAAAGAAGTGCATTTCTTTGATAATGAACAGATTAACTGGCAGCAGCCCGATTACCGCGAATATCACCGTTTTTTTAGTGAAAAGCCGGGCCAGATATCTGGGGAAGCAACACCCATATATACATATTGGCCACCCTCGCTTGCCCGTATTCATGCCTATAACCCTGATATGAAGCTTATCGTGTGCCTGCGTGATCCGGTTGCTCGCGCCTATTCGCACTGGGAAATGGAAGTTTCCCGCGGGTATGAAAACCTAAAGTTCAGGGCTGCGATTAGAAAAGGCCGAAGCCGTGTTACGGGAGATGAGAGGTCTCTTGCAGGGGCACACAGGGTTTATAGTTATGTTGAACGTGGTTTTTATAGTGCCCAAATAGAGCGGCTTCTTGAGCTTTTCCCACGGGAAAACCTACTTTTTCTTGAAAACAGCCACATAAAAAACAACTTGAAAGATGTGCTTAATACAATAACAGACTTCCTTCATGTGCCTGCTTACCAAACATACCCGGAAAATAAAATTATCCTGCCCACGCAAAAGCGGCAGAACCTTGGTTCGATTAGTGAGGAAGATAAAGCGTATCTGGCTGGTTTGTACCGGGATGATACAAAAAAAACAGCCCGGCTAACCGGGCTGGATATATCACACTGGGCGCGTGCATAA
- a CDS encoding SixA phosphatase family protein — MKRLYLLRHAKSDWSNMGLVDHDRILNRRGQKAAALIGQRFKDFGREPDLVVCSTALRARETLDRLMAAGSYNWNVQNEKRLYGASPDTILSIVHQYGASCDTLMLVGHNPGMADVAKALAGDAKPGLLERLISKVPTGAMITLEFDIPSFQGVRAKSGMLTQFLRPKHELA; from the coding sequence TTGAAACGATTGTATTTATTGCGGCATGCAAAATCTGACTGGTCAAATATGGGGCTGGTAGATCATGACCGTATTTTGAACAGACGCGGGCAAAAGGCTGCGGCCCTGATTGGTCAGCGGTTTAAAGATTTTGGCCGCGAGCCTGACCTTGTTGTATGTTCAACAGCCCTTAGGGCAAGAGAAACACTTGACCGGCTTATGGCGGCTGGTAGCTATAACTGGAACGTGCAAAATGAAAAACGTTTGTACGGGGCCAGCCCTGATACAATTTTATCCATTGTTCACCAATACGGGGCTAGTTGCGACACCCTTATGCTGGTTGGGCACAATCCGGGCATGGCTGATGTCGCAAAAGCGCTCGCCGGGGATGCAAAACCAGGCTTGCTGGAACGCTTGATCAGCAAGGTTCCAACTGGGGCCATGATAACGCTGGAGTTTGATATACCGTCCTTTCAGGGTGTGCGTGCTAAAAGCGGTATGCTAACGCAGTTTCTGCGTCCAAAGCATGAACTGGCATAA
- a CDS encoding HesB/IscA family protein — protein sequence MKSVIAITDKAADHIRELLAKKETALGIKLGTEKHGCSGLGYTVDYVEEPQDDLELVEDKGVKVYVDRKSLLFLLGTEMDWEDSMFSTGFKFSNPNEKGRCGCGESFHV from the coding sequence ATGAAATCCGTTATCGCCATTACAGACAAGGCCGCTGATCACATCCGCGAGCTTCTGGCGAAAAAAGAAACCGCCCTTGGCATCAAGCTTGGAACAGAAAAGCATGGCTGCTCTGGCCTTGGCTATACAGTTGACTATGTTGAAGAACCACAAGATGACCTTGAACTGGTAGAAGACAAGGGTGTGAAGGTTTATGTAGACAGGAAGTCTCTTTTGTTCTTACTCGGCACTGAAATGGACTGGGAAGACAGTATGTTTTCAACCGGTTTTAAGTTCAGCAATCCGAATGAAAAAGGCCGCTGTGGCTGCGGCGAAAGCTTCCACGTATAA
- a CDS encoding uroporphyrinogen-III synthase has translation MSTFLMTRPADEARKSGQKLESLGHRVVYAPMIKIEQVSFELPDESRSLIITSKNGARYGLPNISNKGRPIFAVGDQTALEARALGFTNVTTGPGTARQLIPLLLECGISQKREYTHLCGNNIAYDIADVLRQEGLDANNTVTYQAVPNRVFSPSVQEEMEHGTIDGVLFYSPRTATIFEETVSESDCHHWLPKLDAYCFSNRVADELLGPWKTISSAVLPTEKALFSLFE, from the coding sequence ATGAGCACATTTTTAATGACACGGCCTGCTGATGAGGCCCGCAAATCTGGCCAAAAGCTCGAAAGCCTAGGCCACAGAGTTGTGTATGCTCCCATGATTAAGATCGAACAGGTTTCTTTTGAACTACCTGACGAAAGCCGTAGCCTGATTATTACCAGTAAAAATGGTGCGCGGTACGGCCTCCCAAACATTAGCAATAAAGGCAGGCCTATTTTTGCAGTGGGCGACCAAACAGCCCTTGAGGCCCGAGCACTCGGTTTTACCAATGTGACAACAGGGCCTGGCACCGCGCGGCAGCTTATTCCGCTTTTGCTAGAATGCGGTATTTCGCAGAAGCGCGAATATACCCATCTGTGTGGTAATAATATTGCCTATGATATCGCTGATGTGCTGCGCCAAGAAGGGCTGGACGCTAACAACACAGTAACCTATCAGGCGGTCCCTAATCGTGTATTCTCGCCAAGTGTGCAGGAAGAAATGGAACACGGAACAATTGACGGCGTGCTCTTTTATTCACCGCGCACAGCCACCATATTTGAAGAGACAGTATCAGAGAGTGATTGTCATCACTGGCTCCCTAAACTGGATGCCTATTGCTTTTCAAACAGGGTGGCAGATGAACTTTTAGGGCCGTGGAAGACAATCAGCTCAGCGGTGTTGCCAACGGAAAAGGCCTTGTTCAGCTTGTTTGAATAA
- the tsaD gene encoding tRNA (adenosine(37)-N6)-threonylcarbamoyltransferase complex transferase subunit TsaD, with protein MPDKNKPSQEKPKRPFVLGIETSCDETAVAIVSADKHILAHSVLSQIEDHSEYGGVVPEIAARQHISSLDHLIKAVLADASMQISDIDAIAATTGPGLVGGLMVGVMTAKAIASATKKPFIAVNHLEGHALTARLVDNIAFPFLLLLVSGGHCQLLAVYGVGQYTRLGTTIDDAVGEAYDKTAKLLGLGYPGGPAVEQAALQGDAKRFQLPKPLLDKPGCDFSFSGLKTAVRRTAEACVDKEGLLTLQDRADLCAAFQETVAVCLANRLGHAIEKFRKKAGPGTLPFVVAGGVAANKVLRARLQAVAEEAGLTFHAPPLALCTDNGAMIAWAGLERLVASPDINDIDMAPRARWPLDNDAKPLVGKGKKGAKA; from the coding sequence ATGCCTGACAAAAATAAGCCCTCACAGGAAAAGCCAAAACGGCCTTTTGTGCTGGGTATTGAAACAAGTTGTGATGAAACTGCTGTCGCTATTGTTAGCGCTGATAAACATATTTTGGCACATTCTGTGTTATCACAAATTGAGGATCACAGTGAATACGGCGGTGTGGTCCCTGAGATCGCCGCGCGTCAGCATATCTCAAGCCTTGATCATTTAATAAAAGCCGTGCTGGCTGATGCCAGTATGCAAATTTCAGATATTGATGCAATTGCCGCCACTACTGGCCCTGGCCTTGTAGGTGGCTTGATGGTTGGTGTGATGACGGCCAAAGCCATTGCGTCAGCCACAAAGAAACCATTCATTGCCGTTAATCACCTTGAAGGCCATGCGCTTACTGCACGGCTGGTTGATAACATTGCGTTTCCATTTCTGTTGCTGCTGGTTTCAGGTGGTCACTGCCAATTGCTGGCGGTTTACGGCGTTGGTCAATACACCCGCCTCGGCACCACTATTGATGATGCTGTCGGCGAAGCTTATGATAAAACAGCCAAACTTCTGGGGCTTGGGTACCCTGGGGGCCCCGCTGTTGAGCAAGCCGCTCTTCAGGGCGACGCTAAACGCTTTCAACTGCCCAAGCCTCTGCTGGATAAACCGGGATGTGATTTTTCTTTCTCTGGCCTGAAAACAGCGGTGCGCAGAACTGCCGAAGCCTGCGTTGACAAGGAAGGCCTGTTAACGTTGCAAGACAGGGCCGATCTCTGTGCTGCGTTTCAGGAAACCGTGGCCGTCTGCCTTGCAAACCGGCTAGGGCACGCTATTGAAAAATTTCGCAAAAAAGCAGGGCCTGGTACACTGCCTTTTGTTGTCGCGGGTGGTGTTGCTGCAAACAAGGTTCTGCGCGCCAGATTACAAGCGGTTGCGGAAGAAGCTGGCCTGACATTCCATGCGCCGCCTCTTGCCCTCTGCACCGACAACGGCGCCATGATCGCATGGGCAGGCCTTGAAAGACTGGTTGCCAGCCCTGATATTAACGATATTGATATGGCCCCAAGGGCGCGCTGGCCCCTAGACAACGACGCCAAACCACTGGTAGGTAAAGGCAAAAAAGGCGCAAAGGCATAA